A region of the Paraburkholderia flava genome:
GGGGCGGAAGATGTAATCCGATCCACGCGTAAAACCCAACATCCAGGAAAGATCGGAATTCGACACGCGCACGCGTATAGGCGTATTCCCGAACAACGCACGCGCGCAAGCCGTGGACCCGCTCCGATAGGCCAATTTAATTGGCATCGCGCAGACCCGCGTCCTTTAATGGAAGGCCCGCCCGTTCACCCCCCCTCGGAGATTCCCATGACGCGTCAGCCTCAGCCCAACGTCGACGAAGTCGTACAGGCCATCGCAGCGGAAACGAATACGCCCGCCGAGACGGTCTCGAAGATCTACGCCGACACGCTGGCCGACTACAAGGCGGACGCCCGCATCATGGATTACATGCCGTTGCTCGTCGCGAAGAAGGTTCGCGAAACGCTGCGCCAATCGCGGCACTGACTGCCGCTCTCAGCTTCTTCTTTTATCGTTCGTTCGTCACGCAGGATCGACGCTGAGCACACGCGCAGCGTCGTCGTTGCGTGCGCGCTCGCGCGGCAGCATCGTGCGAATGACGCGCGCGAACCGCGCGATCAATGCATCGGCTTTTTCCGCCGGCACGCCCGCGTAGCCGAGCATGAAGCCGTTGTAGCGCGACGTGCCCGCACCCGGCATGCAGTACGCGCTCAACGGCGCGGCGAAGAGGCCGTGGTCACGCAGCGCCTGGCTCACATCACGGTCCTTTAGCGGCGCGTCGAGACGCACTGTGAGATGCATCCCGCCGCCGTCAGCGGACAGCGTGACAAGGTCGCTCATCTGTCTGTCGATCGCACGAACGAGCGCGCCGCGCCGCTGCTGATAGAGCCGCCGCATCCGCCGCAGATGGCGCGCGTACTTGCCGCTGTCGATGAAATCCGCAAGCGCGATCTGCTCCGCGATACGCCCCTGTCGCGAGATCTCGCTCAACGCTTCGTCGATCTGCCGTACGAGATGTGCCGGCACGATCATGAAGCCCATCCGCAGCGCCGGAAACATCGTCTTGCTGTACGTGCCGAGATAGACCACCGGCGCATCCGCTGTCAGACCCTGGATGGCCGGTAGCGGCGGTCCGCTGTGACGCAGCTCGCTGTCGTAATCGTCTTCGATGATCCACGCGCCGGCGGCAATCGCGTTCTCCATCAATGCCCGCCGACGCTCGAGGCTCAACACGCAGCCGAGCGGATACTGATGCGACGGCGTCGTGTAAATAAGCCGCGGCGGTACGTCGCGCCAGTCGCGCGGAGTCGGTGCGAGGCCAGAGCCGTCCACCGGCATCGGCAGGAGCCGCAGCCCCGCCGTCTGGAACGCAGCCTTTGCACCGTGATAACCGGGGTTCTCGACCCACACGGTATCGCCCGGATCGGCGAGCAGGCGCGCACATAGATCGAGGCTCGTCTGCGTGCCCTGCGTGATGAACACCTGGTCTGCGGTACAGCGCACGCCGCGCGACACTCGCACGTATTCCGCAATGGCCCGCCGCAGCGCCGGATGACCCGCGCTGTCGCCGTAGCCGAGTTCGTACGCATCGATCGTGCGCCACGCGCGCTCCACCGACGCTCGCCACTGCGCGACCGGAAATTCGTCGAGTGCTGGCACGCCCGGACGAAACGGCGTCGGGTCATCGGGTCGGCCGCGCTCGCGCGGCAGATTGCTGACACGCTTCGACAGCGCGCTTGCGGGTGCACCAACGCCGCGCGGATCGGTCGCGGCCGGAAACGCGAGGCGACTCACCACAGACCCATGCCGGCTCGTCGTGATGAATCCCTCTTCGGTCAAACGCTCGTACGCGTACAGCGCCGAGTTACGCGCGATACCGAGTTGCTCGGCGAGCGCGCGCGTCGGCACGAGCTGTGTGCCGTGCCGCAGATCGCCATCGACGATCGCCTGACGCAGGCTCTCGTACAGCAGGTTCTGCTGGGTCAGCTTGCGCCCGGCAGCCCGCTTCGCGAAGTTCGACATCAGCAGCGCGTAGTCCACGTTCGTGGCTCCATATTTTGCGTTTCAGGTGGAGCTAACAATGGTGCCACAAATTTTCTATTCTGAGCCTGTCGACACTGTCGTCCCTTTACAGGATCGCTGCGATGACTCGCGATACCGCAATCTTTTCCTTGCCTGGTCGTGCGCATCGCGTTCAGCACGCGGGCGTGGTTGCAGTCTGCGTCGTGCTGGCCGCAGCGACGGCGCTGACGTACTGGGCACTGCGTCCCGCCGACCGCGCACGCGCCGCGCTCGACGCATGCGTCGCGGCACGACTGCACGACGCGTACGGTACATCCGCGATGCACGTCGCCGTCGATCCAGACGCACGCACCGCCGCGCTATACGCGTGCTCGACGCAGCCCTAAACCGCCCACCGTCTTCTTACTCGAGGAATCAATCGATGACCGACACAACGCTTCAGATCCGCCCCGTCACCCCCGACGATTTCACCGCATGGCTGCCGCTATGGGACGGCTATAACGCGTTCTACGGACGCGCTGGCGAAACCGCGCTGCCGCGCGGAATGACCGAACTCACATGGAGCCGTTTCTTCGACGGCTACGAACCGATGCATGCGCTCGTCGCCGAACGCGACGGTCAGCTGGTCGGCCTCGTGCACTACATCTTCCATCGCAGCACGACGCTCGCCGGGCCGACCTGCTATCTGCAGGATCTGTTCACGCTCGCATCGGAACGCGGCAAGGGCGTCGGCCGCGCGCTGATCGAAAACGTCTACGTCCGCGCAAAGGAAGGCGGATCGGCGCGCGTGTACTGGCTCACGCACGAAACCAATGCGACCGCGATGCGGCTGTACGACGGCGTCGCGGAACGCTCCGGCTTCGTCGTCTATCGCAAAGCACTGTAAGCGGACAGCAGGATAGGCATTCGCGTCCGGCGCGGGTTGCCGTGCGCACCCGCGGCGTGTCAGGATGCACGGTGGTCGAAGGTGGACGCATGCCTGATGCGCGCCCTCGCCCGTGCCCTCCTTCCCGCGAATGCCGGAGTCCTGCCGATGAACGAAAACGACCCGAACCTTCCCGCCGTCAATGCCGACGCCCCCGACGATCCCGAACGTCGCCGCGTACTGACCGGCCTCGCCGCAGTCGGCGTGAGCCTCGCGCTTGCGGGCTGCGACACGACGCAAACCGGTTCAGCAGACAACGGCGCGCCGCGTAGCGCGGCCGACCTTCGGCTCGATGCGGCGTTGCGCGATCAGGTGCGCAACATCGTCGTGATCTACGCGGAGAACCGCAGCTTCGCGAACCTGTACGGCAATTTTCCCGGCGTGCAGCATCCGCTCGATGCAGTACCGGCTTCACGTTACGTACAGTTCGATCGCGACGGCAAGACGCCGCTGCCGCAACTGCCGAAAATCTGGGGCGGGCTCGTGCCGCAGGCGCAGGAGGTCGACGGCAAGCGCTACATGATCGGCGAGAGTGCAATCGACGGTCTGCGCAACGGCCCGTTCCGTCTCGCCGATGCGCAAGGTGCGCCGCTACCGAACGGCGTCATCACGCGCGACCTGTGGCATCGCTTCTATCAGAACCAGATGCAGATCAACGCGGGACGCAACGATCAGTTCGCCGCGTGGGCCGACTCCGGCGGCCTCGTGATGGGGCATTACCGCAATTCGGCACAAACGCTGCGGCTATGGAATCTCGCGCAGCAGTACACGCTGTGCGATAACTTCTTCATGGCCGCGTTCGGCGGTTCGTGGCTCAACCACATCTTCCTGATTTCCGCACAGGCGCCGTTCTATCCGAACGCGCAAGACAGTCCGGCAAAGCATCTCGTGTCGGTGGTCGAAGGTAGTGATCCGACCGGCTCGCGGTTGAAGATCGCCGCGCATTCGCCGGCTTCGGCGCTCGACGGTCCGCCGAAGTTCGTCAACGACGGCCTCTTCACCGCCGACGGCTACGCGGTGAACACGATGGCCCCGCCGTATCAGCCGAGCTTCGTGCGGCCCGCGTCCGGCGGCAATCCGCTGCTCGCCAATCCAGCCGACCCGAAGGTCTTGCCGCCGCAAACCTACGCGACGATCGGTGACCGGCTCTCGGCGAAGGGGGTCGACTGGGCGTGGTACAGCGGCGCATGGCAGTACGCACTCGATCATCTCGACACCGGCGCAGTGCCCGATTTTCAGTATCACCATCAGCCGTTCAATTACTTCGCGAACTACGCGCCGGGTACCGACGCGCGTCGCCGGTATCTGCGCGACGCGGGCCTCGGCGACGATCCGTCGACCAACCGTCTGCTCGCCGACATCGATGCGGGCCGTCTGCCTGCCGTCACGTTCTACAAGCCGCAGGGAAATCTGAACATGCACGCGGGTTATGCGGACGTCGAATCCGGCGACCGTCATATCTCGACGGTGATCGAGCATCTGCAGCGTAGTCCGCAGTGGGCGCACACGGTCGTGATCGTCACGCACGATGAGAACGGCGGCTGGTGGGATCCGGTCGCGCCGCCACAGGGTGACCGTTGGGGTCCGGGCTCGCGGATTCCGGCGCTCGTCATCTCGCCGCTCGCGAAGAAGGGCTACGTCGATCACACCGTGTACGACACGAACTCGATCCTTCGATTGATCAGCCGCGTGCACGGCCTTGCGCCGCTCGACGGTGTGCGGGTACGCGACCGTGCGTTCGCGCAGAACGGTCTTGCACCGCTCGGCGATATGACGGGGGCGCTGGACCTCGCGTGAAGCGCTTGAAACGCGCCGCGCGGCTAGCTGAAATCGGCGAGCAGCGCGGTGCGCACGTCGGAGTCGATGGTCTGCACGGGCACCGGATAATTCGGGTGATCGCAGCCGATCTTCAGCGCCGCGCCGTCGTGTAGCCGCGCCTTCATCGCGGGCGTGAACTCGAAGCGCACGAAATGCACCGCCGACGTCTTCTGTGCGTTGTCGCGCTCGAGGTCTTCGTCCGCGATCGCATAGACCGGCGGCTCGCCAGCCACTTCGACGAACACGCGATCCTCGATACCGATCAGCCGCGCCAACGCCGCGTGCCGCTCGACTTCGTTCTCGTACTCGATCTGCATCGTCGCCTTCAGATTGCTGCCGTCGGGCACGAGCGGCAGATACGCTTCGAGTTCGCCCTGAATGCCGTCCTGGTCGAAAATCTTCTCGATGTGCAGCATCTCCTGGATCTGATAGCGGATCGTCAGTTCATCCTCGAACAGAAACGTCACATGGTTACCGAGCGGCACGGTGCGGCGTTTCTTGTGCTCGATGATCTGCGCGCGCATCGTCTTGCGCGCCTTCGAATAATTCTCGAGCGACAGCAGCGAATTTCTGGCGATACTCATCGGGTGTCCTCGCGATTCGGGTTTGGGTTCGGCGCAGGTGTGGGCATCGTCAGATGTCGTAGGCCTTGCGCAGCAGCGTCAACGGATGCGCGAGCTGCGCTTTCGGCAGGCCGTTCTCGTCGATGCCCTGTTCGATATGATGGCCCGCGAGCTGGCAATCCGACGAAATGTAGTCGGGCTGCGGCTGCGCCATCGCCTTGAACACCGGCGTGCCGATCTGCATCGCGGTGCGGTGAAACTCCTTCTTCACGCCGAACGTGCCGGCGTGTCCCGAGCAGCGCTCGACTACCGTCACTTTCGTATCGGGCACGAGCGCGAGCGTCTCCGATGTCTTGCGCCCAATGTTCTGCACGCGGCCATGACACGGCACGTGATACGACACCTTGCCGAGCGGCGTCTTGAAGTCGGTCTTCAGCAAGCCATCGCGATGCCGCGACACGAAGTACTCGAACGGATCCCAGAACGCTTCGCTGACGGCACGCACATCGGGATCGTCGGGGAACATCAGCGGCAGTTCGTGCTTATACATCAGCACGCAGCTCGGAATCGCGCCGATCAACGCATAGCCTTCGCGCGCGTATTTCGCGAGCACCGGCAGGTTCTTCGCTTTCTTGTCGGCG
Encoded here:
- a CDS encoding DUF3562 domain-containing protein, encoding MTRQPQPNVDEVVQAIAAETNTPAETVSKIYADTLADYKADARIMDYMPLLVAKKVRETLRQSRH
- a CDS encoding PLP-dependent aminotransferase family protein, with translation MDYALLMSNFAKRAAGRKLTQQNLLYESLRQAIVDGDLRHGTQLVPTRALAEQLGIARNSALYAYERLTEEGFITTSRHGSVVSRLAFPAATDPRGVGAPASALSKRVSNLPRERGRPDDPTPFRPGVPALDEFPVAQWRASVERAWRTIDAYELGYGDSAGHPALRRAIAEYVRVSRGVRCTADQVFITQGTQTSLDLCARLLADPGDTVWVENPGYHGAKAAFQTAGLRLLPMPVDGSGLAPTPRDWRDVPPRLIYTTPSHQYPLGCVLSLERRRALMENAIAAGAWIIEDDYDSELRHSGPPLPAIQGLTADAPVVYLGTYSKTMFPALRMGFMIVPAHLVRQIDEALSEISRQGRIAEQIALADFIDSGKYARHLRRMRRLYQQRRGALVRAIDRQMSDLVTLSADGGGMHLTVRLDAPLKDRDVSQALRDHGLFAAPLSAYCMPGAGTSRYNGFMLGYAGVPAEKADALIARFARVIRTMLPRERARNDDAARVLSVDPA
- a CDS encoding GNAT family N-acetyltransferase, with the protein product MTDTTLQIRPVTPDDFTAWLPLWDGYNAFYGRAGETALPRGMTELTWSRFFDGYEPMHALVAERDGQLVGLVHYIFHRSTTLAGPTCYLQDLFTLASERGKGVGRALIENVYVRAKEGGSARVYWLTHETNATAMRLYDGVAERSGFVVYRKAL
- a CDS encoding acid phosphatase, which produces MNENDPNLPAVNADAPDDPERRRVLTGLAAVGVSLALAGCDTTQTGSADNGAPRSAADLRLDAALRDQVRNIVVIYAENRSFANLYGNFPGVQHPLDAVPASRYVQFDRDGKTPLPQLPKIWGGLVPQAQEVDGKRYMIGESAIDGLRNGPFRLADAQGAPLPNGVITRDLWHRFYQNQMQINAGRNDQFAAWADSGGLVMGHYRNSAQTLRLWNLAQQYTLCDNFFMAAFGGSWLNHIFLISAQAPFYPNAQDSPAKHLVSVVEGSDPTGSRLKIAAHSPASALDGPPKFVNDGLFTADGYAVNTMAPPYQPSFVRPASGGNPLLANPADPKVLPPQTYATIGDRLSAKGVDWAWYSGAWQYALDHLDTGAVPDFQYHHQPFNYFANYAPGTDARRRYLRDAGLGDDPSTNRLLADIDAGRLPAVTFYKPQGNLNMHAGYADVESGDRHISTVIEHLQRSPQWAHTVVIVTHDENGGWWDPVAPPQGDRWGPGSRIPALVISPLAKKGYVDHTVYDTNSILRLISRVHGLAPLDGVRVRDRAFAQNGLAPLGDMTGALDLA
- a CDS encoding DUF3501 family protein — protein: MSIARNSLLSLENYSKARKTMRAQIIEHKKRRTVPLGNHVTFLFEDELTIRYQIQEMLHIEKIFDQDGIQGELEAYLPLVPDGSNLKATMQIEYENEVERHAALARLIGIEDRVFVEVAGEPPVYAIADEDLERDNAQKTSAVHFVRFEFTPAMKARLHDGAALKIGCDHPNYPVPVQTIDSDVRTALLADFS